The genomic segment CAGCTCCCCAGTGACTTCCACAAATTTCAACCCTCTCAACAGCAAGAGACACTGTTGTCACTTCTTCCTTGTTGAGACTGAGACACTCTTCCATCAGCTTCTGCCACACACTCTGCAGGTGGTTCTGTTTCGCTGGACACTGAGTTTGTCTCCTCTGAGGAGCCTTCCTCCTCCCAttcactctccctgcccccagagctCTGATGACCTTGTTGCAGTGTCTCCCCGACTCCTCCTCTATGCCAGGCATTTCTCCCCAGGTTGTGCCTACTTCCAACTGCTCACTTACCATCTCTCCTGCAGGCACATCAACCCATCCCAATCCAAAATTAGAACTGTCCCACACCCACCCTGGTGCCATGTAACTCACCAAAAGTCAAAAAGCAGATCTCTCCCCCTCTCAGCCTTTGACCCCTGTCACCCACCCCCCCAGAACATATCCTCCCTCCCATGCACAGTACCGGCCCTGCTCACGCCCCGCTATTagaggcctttcctgaccatCCTCTGCAAAACCACACCCACACTTTAACTTCTCCCCTGCATTTACCCGTCTGACGTGTGTGTTTATTGTCTTCCCACACTAGAATGTAACATAATTTCTAGCAGAAATTATATTGCTGCTAGATCCCTAACAACTTACAGGAAGTGCTCAAGAAACACTTGTTGGATGAGTGACCCTGTTTCTCTGCATTTTCATGGTGACCATCCCACTCACGCTGCCTCAGCAGCCTGCTGATTTCCCCACATTGGATCTCCCCCGCCCACCTTCTCCAGGGGTCTCTTCACACAGACTCGATCCGGCCGTTCCCCTGTTCAAAACCCTTACAGGAGTTCCTAGGTGTTCTgagaataaagtccaaactcctgaGGCGAGCTGgctgcaccccctcccctctctttgcTCCGGTGGTGCTGGTCTTTCTTGGTTGCTCGCTCCTCCGGGCTCTCATCACGGGGCTTTTTCACGTGCAGCCCCTCACACCCCACCGGTGCCTCCTCATCCATCGGGGTGCAGCTGAGATGAAGAGCCCCATTCCAGCGCTAGACTATGTGGGTTTGAGCCTCAGCTCTGCCTCCTAATAGCTTTGTTCCCCTGGGTAGGACAAAGATCTTTGTTCCTCGGTTTCCTCAACTGTGAAAGAATAACGCAACCAGCTACTTTACAGGGTAGCTACAAGGGTTATATAAATAAACTCACTTACTGGCCCACAATCGGGGCTGAGGGTTTACTACTGTTGTTATTCCATGGGGATGTGCTCCCTGATGCCCCAGACTAAGTTTAACCGTCTTATGAGACACCTCTACAGCACCACCGTGTGAAGCTCCTCTGAACCCTCATCCAGAGCTTTCTGTCCCCAGGGGATCACGAGCTCTGCAAGAGGCACTGCCCCTGTCTTGCTCAGAGCTTTGTCCCCAGCACTCCAGGCCCGCAGTACATGCAAGACACATATTAATTCCTCACGCCTTCCCTCAACAGGACTGACCGTGGGCCAGGGATACAGAAAGGGTACCaccaggccctcccctccccacctcctgtgaGTCCAGAGAGAAAACCAACTTCACAGCCCTCAGGTGGTAGAAGCTGCCAAAATAACCTGCAGCCTGAATCACACTTTTGAGCTGTGAGCTAGGCTCTGGCCTTTTAATCTTTAATAGTCGTCCAGTTTGGTTCCAAAGAGAAGAGCCTGTCCCTCAGGGAGCTCAATGGGAGGGACCACCCCAGCACTCAGCACCCCGCAGGGCAGCAGCTGCCCGCTACGTGACCACCTCCCCGAGCAGGTCGTTGCTGAAGTGCTTCAACACGCACTTTGTGAAGTTCCTGGGAGTCTGAACAGCTCTCCTCGAAGTGGATAAAAACATCTTATGAGGTTCACCTCAAGTACCGGGAAACAATTAGGTGGTCCGTGAGCAGGAAGGGAAGTCGGACCTGCTTCTCCTAGCAGACCCTAGTCTCTACCAGGCAACCCCATGAGGAAGAAGATCCCACATGCAGAAAACACCAGTCTTTATATAGAGCTCTGCTAGGGACAGGCGAGGGTGtcaggtgcccgtctccacctccACCACTTCCGCCCAGGTGCTAAAGCCCACGTCCTTATGGATGAGCaccaggctgggggcggggcccggcTCCTCCGGCACCACAAAGCACTTCTCCTGGCTCTCAGAAATGGTGACCTCGAAGACGTCCTGGGCTGGGGACACGGTCTGTTCATCGCGTGTGTCCAGCAATTCTGGTTCAGTCTGCAGTAAGACCACAGCGGGCTCAGAAACAGCAGGAGGCACACGAGGGGGGTTGGAGGGCACCCCCAGCTGGTGACTGAGCTGGTGCCGCTtgaggctctgggggagggtaTAGCCCATGCCACAGGTGGGGCAGCGGTAGGGCTTGTCGGCCAGGTGGGATTTGAGGTGGCGCCTCAGCTTGGTAGCCAACGTGTAAGCACGGCCGCACTGGGGGCACGGGAAGGGCCGCTCCCCTGAGTGCAGGCGCTCATGAGCGCGCAGCGTGTGTGGGTCTCGGAGGGCCTTGCCGCACACGGGGCACAAGTGGGCCTCGCCGGTGTGGGAGATGAGGTGGCGCCTCAGTTCGGGCAGCTGGGGGAAGGCACCAGCGCAGTGCGGGCAGCGGTAGGGGCGCTCCCCTGTGTGCAGTCGCAGGTGCCCACGCAGGCTGCCCCGCTGGCGGAACGCCCGGCCGCAGTGCGGGCACAGGAAGGGCTTTTCCCCTGTGTGGAGCCGCATGTGGTTCCGCAGGGAGCCCTGGTTGGCCAGCGGCCGCCCACACACAGGgcatgggcagggggcaggggcagctggcACCTGATGGGTCTTGCGATGCAGTCTCAGGGAAGGCCGGCGGGCGAAGGCCTTGCCACACTGGTCACAAGCAAAGGGTCGGGCACCTGAATGTACAACCTGGTGTTCTCTGAGGTCTCGCCTGGTGCCATAGGCCTTGTCGCATTGTGGGCAGGGAAAGGGCCGCACCCCACGGTGGCCCAGCATGTGGGCTTTGAAGCTCTCCTCTGAGCTGTAGCTCTTGCCACACTCTGTGCAAAGGAAGGGCTTGTGGCCCGTGTGCACAAATGCATGCTTCTTCAGGTGGCACAGCTGCAGGAAGGCTTTGCCACACTCCCCACACCGGTACCGTCGCCCCTGTTTCGGGGAGCTTCCTGCCGGGACAGGAGGGCTCCGCAAGCATGCAGAGAAGCTGGGGTGCTGCTCCCCATCCTGCTGGGTGGTGGGCTCTGAGGTCTTTGCTCTGGGTCGGCATGGGTCACCGGGCCTATGTGACATCTTGACCAGGTGAGCATACACCTGGGTACCGCCGGCAGAAGATAAGGAAGTAGCCTCCCTGCTCTTGAGGCCCCGCTGGGGAGTGGAGCTGCTCTGCGGCTCAGCTGGCATCTGCGTCTGGGGTGGGTCCTCCTCATCCACGCTGCCGCCCTGAGACAATGGACCAGGTGATTGGCTCTCCTGGGAAAGTTGGTCCTGGGTTTGGGGTTTAAGTCCGGAGCTCACCATACTCTCTGCCTGGATGCTGGGTGGCGACTGGAGACCAGGGTCTGTGGAGCAAGAGTGGAGTGCTGGAGTCAGGAGAGATGATAGCAAGTGGGGACAGTGGGAGTCACAAGGCAGTTATTTAGGTGTCTCCCCCGTTCAGCCTCTGGACCTCAGTGGGAGCCATGCCATCAGTCTTTGCCCTAGAGCATGAGCCACACACCCCATTTCTCTTCCTGACCAGTCTCAGGTGCTTCCTGGTGGGGCAGACATCTGGATGATTCCTAGAGTAAGGCCATCCAAGCATCCCCTTGTTCTCCTGGAGACACACACTTAGGATGAGTTGAGACCACCTCCTCCTCACCTTAGCTCATTTGAAAATAGAgacccagtccccaccccagaTAGAAAAAACATAATAGATTGGAAACCTATACACAGCTTGCTGTTTTCATCAACAGGGCCTTACTGTTCCCGGAAATTTATTCAGGAAGAGAAAAGTTGCCAGTATCTGTACTGTTCATTTCAAGGAAAAGACTCATCACTCTTTACAGAAAGCATCAAATGACAATTTTTACCTCAAGGCTCTGAACCTCTTGCCTGAAAATTCTGGCCCTGTTGTGCCTACAAACCCTAAACCATTATGTCATGCTCCTTATCCagtgcaaatcaaaacctgaCCCCACCCCACACTGAAACACACCCCTTACCCCAGACTTCAAAACTTCAACGCACATCCAGGCTTTGCCCTGCCCCCTCAGAAAAGCTGCGGAGACTCTCTAGTGTCTACCTTCCCTTCTTGGGCCGTAAGCTCTGCTTTGTCTTATCAGCAGTTGTTTCAGTGATAATTTGGTAAGTCAGCATTTACTTGACACGTACCTGAGCAAGGCTCTCCTGCATCCTCCCCAGGAGAGACCACTTCCCGTTGTACAGCAGAGTCCACTTCTGTCACCGCAGGCACAGCTGCCTCTTCTTCTGGCCTGGCCTGAGTGGGGCCCGGGCCCTCAGATGGGGACCGGGGCCACAACAGCAGCTCAAAGCCTGGCAGCACGACCCGGTACACCTGCAGGTGGAGCCTCTCGCTGATCCACACCGGGGCCACGTTTCCCTCACCCTCCAGCCTGCCCCGCTGCACCAAACTGCAAAGCAGAGCAAGAGCTAGCTCAAGAGACCCTCTTCAAGTGGCCCTCCCTAAAAGCCCCAGCTCCTGGTCAGTCCGAGTCCTAAAGGACCGCATGCCTTTGGAACACTCACTGCAAAAGACCACTGGGTGGGGGATTACAGCCGGCTTCCGGTTCCAGCCCATGCCACAACAGAAAGCCTCAAAGGAGCAACTTTACTACATACTCTCCTGTAACTTACCTGGTCCAGCCTGAACTCTGCTCACAAGCACACACGTCTCCCCATGGGCCTAGTGACACATCCTGAAATAAACCAATAAAAGTCCTTCTCCCATGTGTTTGAGGGGACCAgagtgggaggaaaaaaacaaaaacaaaaccaatgtaGCCTCTCTTGAGAGAGATCTAAGATGAAGCCCCTGGCAGGTTAGTGGTCTCTGGTTCTGCCTATACAGGACTGTGCTGGTTTTTCATTCAGTAAAGACCAGAAAGactgccccctctcctctctcccagggtGTGGCGAATCACTAAACTGAACACACTGCTGCCCTTCAGCGAGTACCAAactgaaaaaggaggaagaagagcatcAACTCTTTTTTTCAGTACCCCTTGTGCAATAAAACCCCTTAGCTGTGCTGTTTCATCTATTGTTCCAAATAATCGTGGAGGATTAAAATAAAGGGAACAACAGTCATTCCTTTATTTTACATAAGCTAAATGAGACATGCCATTTAACTAGCTTAACTATACTAAGGCTAGGATATGACCCCATGGCTCTTTAAGAGCAAAATCTTTGCTCTACACTTTCCTCGATAATGACACTGCACGAATCCAGCTTTAACAACTTTTTGCACCTCAATTCCTTAACTGCTGCaggtgaggggaagggacagtTCTGGAGAGAAGGAACTAAACCACGTCCTATCTCCTGAAATGCCCTGCTTCCTCTAACTGTAGAGCTGTCCAGCAGCTGTCTGAACTGCTTCCAAATGTTCAGTAATGGAGATTAGCCACCCTATCCCGCCATACCTTCTTCTGCCGTGGTTTCAATCTTTTGCCCTTCTGCTCGGAGACGGACTCCTCCTCTTCCAGCGGCCCCCAGAGCACCCCCGGCAGTAGAGGCTCCCCGACACACCAGACCCCCAAGCGCTGTTTCTCCATCAGTGATGGGCCAAGGGCTAAACCCCGTGGGAGGCTCTTTAGAGCGTGGACGGCTTGGGTCGGCCAGGGCGGGAAGTCTTTGAGGCCCTGGGCACAACCTTCTCCGGACGGGCTCCATCCTGAGCCCGGGTCCGGGCTCGGCTCCGGGGCTGCAGGGAGATCGGAAGCCAATGAGGGAGTGGCCCAAGAGGtcgtgggtgggagtggggaggaaacCGCACGTCTTCTCCGGCCTCAGGAGTCTGAGAGGTCGTAAGGGCACCAAGGGAGCCTCTAAGAGGTCTGAAGGGGTTTGAGGGCTGTAAAGAAGCCCCCAGGGGCTCTGAGGGCACCAGGAGAGGTGTCCGGGCTCAGGAAGAACAGGGTCGGGGGAAGAGAGTTGACCAGAGAATGTCAGGTGCTCCTAGGCCAGGGTGGGTCGGCGACTTTGCAGGTCACTCACCGATGTGCAGCCTCTCCGCTTCCAACAGAAGCTCCGCCGCCACCTCCATCCCGGGTCGGAAAGCCTCTCTCCGCCGGAAGTGAGCATCGTCTTCTCCGCTCCTCCCGGAAACAGTCATGGACTGCCAAATTTACTCTCGGGAAAGAGTCGTAAGAGTTAGATCTCATTGGTGCATGAGACCGGGAGTTTGGCAGTACTGGGGAAGCAAAACTCTGTTAGGGAACAATATGAGTTTAGGATTCCGGAGGCCCACAAGAGATTCGAGTTTCGGGGAAGGGGAACTAATTGTTCCAGTCGCCTCCTTTCGAGGGGGACGAGTCGGACAGTTATACTGCTCTCACCCCGGACCGGCATGTACAGGAAGTGGGTGTGGCTCCAGGAAAAACCATGTTTGGACCGGGGAGCGGGTCGGAAGTGGGTTGGAGGTGTGGCGGAAGTGGCTGGGGAGTGAAGAgactgggagggggtggttcccGTTCCACAGCGGAGCCGGATGTTTGCCGAGCTTTGACAGGCGTGGCAAAAGGAGCATTCCCGGACCTAGGTGAGCTGCTGGGCTCGGGGTCtcccagggtggaggtggggggaagggaaaggaccGGCCTGGTCCTCTGAAGAGATGGGATCTGGATGGGGATTCTAGAGGATCCAAGGAAGGGAGCAGGGGTGCAATGGGGCCTGGGAGCGTCGCCTTCCTGCTGCGGGAATTCTGCCCCACTCTGGGATCTACAGTGAGTTAGCTTCCTCTACTGCCTTTCTCCTGCTCTCCCTAGTGCAGAGCTCAGGTCGGATCGGCATCATGGAGCAAGCCTATGGAAAGGGAAACTCTCCCTTGTCCGATCTGGCGAAGCGCGAAGAAATACTTGGGGGGAAGTGTTCCACCCTGCCACCTATTATTAGGCCACACTTTCATCTATTTCATAATCAGTGCACCCAATCCAGGTTTTGTAAACCATGGAGCTCTGTGCAAACGTGATTGTAGTCGAAAGTCTTGTGGGTGTATTGTAGGATTTGCTTTTCGCAATTCTGGAGCTCCTAGGAAGACGACCCCAACGCCAGAGAATGTGACTTCAGGTTGTTATCTCTATTATTCTTCTAAGCAGATTAGGGGAGAGGCTTTAATTTGCCTTTTTGTAGAGCCTTTCCGAATCTTGAGAATCGCATGAATGACAGTCACTTAGAGAAGTACTGAAGGATTGACCTGCACAATGAGACCACCTTAGACAGATTGTCAGTTAAAATCTTGACTCTGCTGTATGACCCTAtgcaatttgcttatttttctggaGCTCTCTTTCCTCACACTGTAAAATGGACCTAGTAGTACATGTCTTATTGGTGCAGGTGTGAAGTTAAAAGATAATTTGTGTCCAGTTCATGGTGCTATACAGCCCTCAACAAATGCTGGTTCCCTTCTCCACTTAGGAGATGAACTAATTCAGTCAACAGGTGACCGAGTATCTATCTATACATGTCAGGTGTAATTATGATGGGTCAGGGGTTCTTAATCAGCATCTCTCAGAGGGCATGTGAACTCCTTAAAATTCCATGCAAAATTTCATGCAAGTGCTGATTTTTCTTAGGGAAAAAGATCACAGTAGTCCAGAGCTTAAAACCTCTACATAAAAACTGCCTAATGCGACTCGAGATTTTTACAAAGGTAGATAGATTTTTACCTACTGAGAAGGGAAAAAATTACTCTCCCAGTAAGGAGTATTTTGCAGAGTGGAGCAGGGTTTGTAGATGCCTGGAATCTTAGGCTGCCAGGATACTTCCCCTCACTAGCTTCGCTCACCCTCCCATTGAATGGAAGCTAAGCTTCCAGGCTCACCGTAGGGGCGGGTGGGGGCAACAGCTGTGGGCTGGAGGGTGGTAAGAGAGACCAGTCCGGCTGGGATGTGGGAACAACTGTGATTAGTTATTCTGGAAGAGGAGGTTGAGGGGGGGGGGGTCAGTTCTGGGGAACTGACAAAATAGAGGAGTTACTGGAAAAGAGGTGGAGTTCAAGTTCGGCTCCCTTCAGAGGGTgatcctctccctccctccctcacacataCTTCAGTTTGTAGATGTTCCTTCTAATCCTGTTGTTCACTTCCGCACAAATACTTTAGAACACTGGAGAATTCTATTTCTGGGAAGAtccctcacttctttttttttttttttttaatttttaattgtattttttccataaccatttattccctttataccctcttccgcctccacccacccctctctcccctgcagtCATCACACTGGCGGGGAGAGTCCTTTTTCAGAACCTCCACTTCTATAGGTGAGGAAATTTAGGACCAGATAGGAGGAGGACTGTCCAGCACCTTCGTGACTCACTGGTTTAGGCAGGACTGTAATCCAGTTCTCTAAACTCCACATCACGTGCCTTTTTCATTGCATCAAGCGCCCACTGTGTGCAGAAAGACTCCTCTGGATAGCTGTGGGCTGGGCTGAGGCAGCACTTGGGGCCTGGGCAGTGacagaaggaagggacagagagaaggctcAGGTCTGGAGAGGGTTACTTTGGGCTGAATTCTGTCCCTGGtactcagtgggggtgggggccaggacgTCCTTTAGCTGAGCCCTCACAGCCTCTTGAGTATGTAGATGAATCAGGAGCAGATTCCTCAAGGCTGAGGTGTGCCTGCCTTAGAGGGTAGAAGGGGAATGGGGGAGCTGGGACAACAGTGCTCATGGAGAGAAGTGCATTCCCGAATAGTAGAGGTTCATGGGAAGGGACTTAGATTTTGGTGGTAAACAGAAGTAGTGAATAAGGATAGCAGAAAAggccagaggaaaggaagaggaaaaagatttttttttttggtgggtggGGAGCTGTTTGGCTGCTCAGCTTTGGCTCAGGAGCTTGAAACAGTTTTTGCCACTGAATCAGTGTGGTTGCCCTGGTAACAGGATGGTTGTTGCTAGGCACAGGGAGCCAGTTTACCATCCAGAGTCCGAGGCTGTGACACGTGCAGGAGGTTGTCACGTCAGAGGCGCTCCGGGTCTGAATCCCTGCTGGCAGTTCTCTCTTCTCCGGACCCGTGCCTGGGTCTTGTCTGCACTCCTTATCTGTTCTGCCCATTCTCTGACCATATATGTCATTTTTTGGACTCAGGAATGCAGCGAGCTTAGGCAGCCTCTTCTTTGGGGCTGCACTGAGTGGTTTGAATTGAATATCCTGTCCCTTACCACCCACGTGGTAAGCTTGTGATGGGAGAGAGATGTGCTTCCCGTTAAGGCTGAGGGCAGAAGGTACGTGCAGCCACATCCTTATGGTCAGACCCAGGTTCCGATTcggctcctctccctccctgcctgctgtAGGTGCTGCTCTCTCTTTCACCTCCTGTATCTCACGATGTGGTGAACTTCCCCCTTTCCAACCTGTGCGCTCCAATCCCTGCGGTTGTCTGTTGACCTTTGCCACCTTGAAGTTAGCGTCTGGAGCTCCTCACAGATCAGAGTGGGCTCAGAGACCCCCAGGAGCCTTCAGATTTTCTGCCGTGACTGGCAGGCAGATTCCATTCTCTGCTCCTGGTTCCTGTCCTGGGGCAAATTCCGCAGGGGCCATTTGCCATGGCCTATTTTCTGGGACCCTGTGGTCTCTGGCCACCTCCTTCCCTACAGGGGTCAGAGATAGAGTAGGCAGGGCCACAGCTGACCTTCAGGGGTTTGGAGCGTCCCTGTGCTTCTTAGGTCCTTATGCTGTCTTTACCCCATGACTGCTGTGGCCTGGACGCTCCTGTGCTCTGTGGCCCCTGAGGAGAGGGGGCACGGGCCTCTACCCTCTTCAGCGGGGACTGCACGACTGAACAGCTGGGTGGTGGGCAGCGCAGGGCTTGGCACGACTCCCCCTGTCCAGTGGGAGGACCTGAAGGCAGGCGCTGAGCTGTGCCATCCTTGGCCCCGGCTGCCTTTTCTGGCGATGTGCCAGAAAACTGTGGCACCAGGAGGACCAGGAGCCGCATAGAACTCTTGGCAAGGGTGAGGAGTGTTGAGGAACAGGGACGAGGGAGAAGGGAGCCGGAGGCCTGCTGTAGCGTTATAGGTGGAAAGAGGGTGTCACTGACCTGCCACCCCATTGCCCTCTCCCAGGCTTCTCTTCAGGTTCTGTGGGGTGAAGCTGTGGGGCACAGGCTTGGCCATGGACCCACTTTCAGATCTGCAAGACGACCTGAACTTGGATGACACCAGCCAGGCTCTGAACCAACTGAAGCTAGCGTCCATCGATGAGAAGAACTGGCCATCGGATGAAATGCCCGACTTTCCCAAGTCAGGTGGGCACCACTGGATCTCAGGCAGCCACAGGCACCTGAGATGGAGAACCCTTCCCGCTGGAGGGAGATTCCAGGAGGGCAGGATGGGGGCCAGAGTGGGGCTGGGAGCGCAAGCATTACCGGGGAGCGGGAGCAAGCGCACCAGTCTTGGGAGAACGCTGTGCCAGCCCCCCAAGCTTATCCCGTGACTTTGCCCTGTTCCCAGATGACTCTAAAAGCAGCTCCCCGGAACCTGTCACACACCTGAAGTGGGATGACCCTTACTACGACATCGCCCGGCACCAGATTGTGGAGGTGGCAGGTGAGCACAGCCCTCTTTGCACCTTTTCCCTTGTAGTCTGTGCTCCTGGGCCTAAGGGGGCCAGGCCCTCGTGCCACAGGGGGagggccgggggaggggcagtgccCATTCTGTGGTCTGACCCCTGACCCTCAGGCTCCTGAGCACAAGGACCATTCTTTAAACTCACAGACTTGATTGTGGTGGCCACTCAGTTTGTTCACCTGCAACCACATCCTGACCTGTGACCCCACTGACCCCACTGTCTCCATGGGCGGATGGTATGTGGGAGGCAGTGTGGGCTACTGGCTTCAAAGTCGGAAAGCCCCGGTGGGATTTCCGGCTTTGCTCTCTAAACAGTTTCTTCCTGACAGGGTTGTCGAGAGGGTCACGTTGTGAATGtgtcagggcctggcccagggtgcGGAGTCAGCCCTGAAGAGGTGGTCATTCACCTCCCTTCCCGCTGACCTCACATCAGCTTTTCTGCCCCACCAGTTACTGGAAAGCGGGGGACGCCAGTTCCTCCTGAGAAACCCTACCTCCAAGGCAGTCTGGAAGCTAGGGGCCACACGACCCTGGAGCATCAGGCTCCTGGCAGGTGTGCTGCCCTGCTGAGAGTGGGTGCAGAGCACCCCTCGGGTCTTAGCCTCAGCGCGATCTCACCTTCCTGTTCGTAATGCAGGACCCAGGGGACTCCAGGAGCAGCGAGGCAGCAGAGATGCTGGGGACCTGGTTTCTGCCCCTAGGGTCCTAATGCTGAAGAGGAAAGGGATTGTGAGATCTTTTGTCTTTTCCCTAATGGTTGTCTGTCCTCGAGGTGAGGCCAAGCAGCTGTAAGCAAGGGTGACAGCATGGCCCTGCTCCGAGGCATTGGAGTGGatgaggggagcagggagcacAGGGTCCCCGGACCCAGTATGGTACTGGCTGagggggccctgcaggcagccGGCTGTAGGGAAGCAGCAGGGAGTTCCATCTGCCCTGAAAGCTGGGCTCAGAAGGTTACCCCTAATATAAAAGGTGTTTCCATGACATCTGTGCTCCCAGAGCCTGCCCTGGTCTGGGTTGGGCACCTTGGCTATGGCCTCTCTCACCCCCACTGAAGTAGGCTGAGAGTTCTTTCCCGATCTGGTCCTGACCTGGGCCCAGGAGAGTCAACTGAAGGCTCAGAACTTTCCTCATTACCAGAGGTGGACCTGACTGGGACATGGGGGCCACCTGATGGGAAGGAGTCTATCCTGACCTCCTCCTGGCCTACGGGCCCAGGTCTCAAGGCACAGCAGGCTCCCTGCCTCTGCATAGGTGACCCCCTTTCCCCTGCGAGCAGAGCTGCAACCTATTTCTGTCTCCCCAGGGTGTGATGAGCCTGAGGGGGCCCGGCCAGGTAGGTATGTTCCTGGCTCTCCctgcttggcctctctgggctgTGGCCTCTGTGCTGTGGATCAGGAAGGGCTCTTGGGGCCGGCTTAATTGCATCTCCACTCTAGGGAGCTGGCAGTGGGCAGTGCCTGGGAGCCGGAAATAGCCAAGAATTATGTGTGGGGGCTGTGTGGGAATACATCCAGAGCCAAAGGGAAGGGGgtgtcagggagggaggggccgtgCCCGTgagtgtggggagggggttggCTGGCTCTGAGCAATGGCCTGGCCTGCATGCTGGCTCCTCAAGCCTGAGCTGAGCGCTGcaggcccagggcccctctgCTGGGGCTGTTCCCTGTGTGTGCCTGTCTGGCTGCGGACAGGAGTTTGGGTTGGCACTGCTAGAGTGACACTTGTCTGATGAGACCATGTGACATCCTGGGGGGCTAGTTTCCTGGCATTAGAAACCAGAGAAAGAGCCCTTGGTGGAATGGAGGAGGGGCTATGTCCCCAACTCCTCTAGCCTCTTTCTCCTTGCTAGTGGTGGCTGTCATGCTCCACTGTCACATTTGACTCAGTCCAAGTGGGTTCTTCCCAGAAAAGTGGCCCTcctgaaaggaaaaacaaaggctATTTGTACCATTTGCAATTTCTGCCATGACAGAGTTCAAGCCACCAACGTGATGCCAACTGGCTTGCAGTATTCCTGACAATTTAACAATTTAACGAATATGGGAGCCGGCTCCAGCACTTTGCCtagcccccacctcccatctccttGGCCTGCTCTGCAGGTTGTGGGCCTGGCGGGTGGCTGGCCTGGCAGTTCCCAGAATGCCTGCTGGAGGAGCGGGGCTGTTGCTGATTCACACCCAGGCCACTCGGGAGAGCTCCTGATCGGTATCTGGGGAATGCAGAGGCTTCATTCTCCAGGGGCTGGTCTCTTCTGGGGCTTTCCACCAGTGCTGTGCCTCCTCCTCACAGAGCCCTGTCCCCCGGCTCCGGACGCACCAGTCCTGCGGCTCCTTCTGTCCCTCCAGTCTCCAGGGCAGAAGTCTGTTCTCTTCTGAGATCAGCAGGGGAGTTCTGGGCCTTTTTACATATGTTCTTGGAGAAGCAGTCGCCCTGCCTGCTGGCAAATGCCTGGGTCACCCAAGGACTTGGGcactgcagggggcgggggctaGACCCTCAGGTTGCCCATATCTCTTTCCTTGCCTGTGCAGGGGTGGGGTCTTGCCATCTGGTTCCTCGCTGCTCTTCCTTTTGACCCCCATGCCCATCCTGACCTCACTCAACACGCATTTTGAGAACACCCACTCTAGCACGGGCCCATGGTTAGCACCGAGGATTCACGGAGGGAAGTCACACATTGCTTCCTGCAAGGAGTGTACAGTCCAGTGAAATGGTTCTTAGCGCTGGTCTGAGAATGTGAAGGATGTGGACCTATTTCCCTAGAAAACACATGCGTGTGCTTGTAAAACGTGTATGACATCATGACATTGGTGGACGCCCAGAGTGGGGGCCTTGGTTGAGAACCCAGTTTCCTGCgtacaaggtgccgggccagctgagaggtggggcccaggcacTGGCTCTTCATCCCAGCTGCTTGCTTCACCAGTTACTAGCTCTTCAAATTCCAAACCCAAGGG from the Desmodus rotundus isolate HL8 chromosome 5, HLdesRot8A.1, whole genome shotgun sequence genome contains:
- the ZNF408 gene encoding zinc finger protein 408, encoding MTVSGRSGEDDAHFRRREAFRPGMEVAAELLLEAERLHIAPEPSPDPGSGWSPSGEGCAQGLKDFPPWPTQAVHALKSLPRGLALGPSLMEKQRLGVWCVGEPLLPGVLWGPLEEEESVSEQKGKRLKPRQKKDVSLGPWGDVCACEQSSGWTSLVQRGRLEGEGNVAPVWISERLHLQVYRVVLPGFELLLWPRSPSEGPGPTQARPEEEAAVPAVTEVDSAVQREVVSPGEDAGEPCSDPGLQSPPSIQAESMVSSGLKPQTQDQLSQESQSPGPLSQGGSVDEEDPPQTQMPAEPQSSSTPQRGLKSREATSLSSAGGTQVYAHLVKMSHRPGDPCRPRAKTSEPTTQQDGEQHPSFSACLRSPPVPAGSSPKQGRRYRCGECGKAFLQLCHLKKHAFVHTGHKPFLCTECGKSYSSEESFKAHMLGHRGVRPFPCPQCDKAYGTRRDLREHQVVHSGARPFACDQCGKAFARRPSLRLHRKTHQVPAAPAPCPCPVCGRPLANQGSLRNHMRLHTGEKPFLCPHCGRAFRQRGSLRGHLRLHTGERPYRCPHCAGAFPQLPELRRHLISHTGEAHLCPVCGKALRDPHTLRAHERLHSGERPFPCPQCGRAYTLATKLRRHLKSHLADKPYRCPTCGMGYTLPQSLKRHQLSHQLGVPSNPPRVPPAVSEPAVVLLQTEPELLDTRDEQTVSPAQDVFEVTISESQEKCFVVPEEPGPAPSLVLIHKDVGFSTWAEVVEVETGT